GTTAACCCGTCCTGTGTATAATAAGTAAAAACATCTTGGTAATTTCTCCAATATATCAAAATACTCTAATCACTACCTGCCAAATTGCCAAATACTTACCAATTAAACACGAATATTAATTTCTCTGTAATTGGATGTTTTGATCAGCTATAAATTTTATTATCAGCGAAAATTAATAGTTACTCAAAAGGTATAGTACAACAAGACAAAAGTAAAAAGGCAAAAGTAAAGGGAGAATCCCAAATGTGCAAGTTTAATTTACATACGGGATTGTGACTTTCACTCTTAGGATAAAAAACAAACCACAAAGGACACGAAGGTAAGAGAATTTAAAAGGGTTTTCGCGTTAGTTCGGTATATTTTTGCCAAATTGGGATGCTCCCTTCTATTTCGGATGAAATACAGAGAAGAATTCATGCTCTGGATGATTGTCTACTAGACATTAGTTCTGGATCTGAGCAAGAGTCAGAAGAACCACTTGATTAAATCCCTAGATTATTCGCGATGCGACCTCGCGAATAATCTGGATTCTTTTATTTTTGCCAAATTGGGATGCTCCCGTTTGTTGAACTCACGTTGAACAGGATAGTGGAAATTTCCTGTTTATTCTGTTCTGGTAGATCGTTTAATAATCAGCGCTTCTGAGCAATTTGCTGCAAGTATGCAATTAGCTGTTCTCCTGCGGTGTCAATGTGTCGTTTTAGTAACCTGATAGCAGCTTTTGTATCCTGCTTTTGACAAGCATCTAAGAGTTGATAGTGTTCTTTTTGCGATCGCTCTTGGTAATCCATCTCTACCAATTGTACGCGAACATAGCGATCGCAATTAATATGTAAAGTTTTAATCATCGCCAATAACCGAGGACGTTCAGCAGTGGCGTACAGCGTCGCATGGAATTCCCAGTTGAGTTTTGCCAACACACCTGCATCAATTGCTTTATCTGTCGCTTCCAGAATCACAGCCGCTTTTTCTATATCTGTTTCCTTGAACTTGGGTATCGCCAATTGCATCGCTTTCACTTCCAAAGCGCTGCGAATCTCACAGATTTCTTGCGCCTCTTGTGCTGTCAACACCGACACAATCGCCCCACGATTTAGATGTAGTGTTACCAATCCTTCTGCTTCTAACTGCTTCAAGGCTTCGCGTACGGGAATGCGACTAACGCCAAACTGAGTGGCGATTTCATCCTGTCTCAAAGATTGTCCTTCCTGAAAAATGCCCCGCAGAATCGCTTCCCGCAAAGCATCGGCAATTAAATCTGGCGTACTGCGTTGTTGTTGCAGCACATTTGCTGCCAAGTCATTTAAGTTCATATTGAATATTGTATACAAAATCCAAAAGATTGTATACAATATCCAAAGTAAGTTTTTTAAACATCCCTTCAATACCACGGGAGACAGTTATGAGCATCGCATCTCAACCAGACAGAGTAATAATCTTCGACACCACGCTACGGGATGGCGAACAATCACCAGGCGCAACCCTGAATGTAGAAGAGAAATTAGCGATCGCTCATCAACTAGCTCTCCTTGGTGTCGATGTGATTGAAGCAGGTTTTGCCGTTGCTAGTCCGGGAGATTTTCAAGCTGTTAAAACCATTGCGGAACAAGTCGGAATACCTGGCGGGCCAATCATTTGCAGTTTAGCTAGAGCCATTCGCCAAGATATTCACGCCGCCGCCGAAGCCTTGAAAGGTGCGGCTTGTCCGAGAATCCACACGATGATTTCTACCTCTGATATTCACCTAAAATATCAGTTGAAAAAGTCTCGCAGCGAAGTATTGGCGATCGCATCAGAAATGATTGCTTATGCCAAATCCTTTGTAGACGATGTAGAATTTTCACCAATGGATGCTAGTCGCACTGAGCCAGAGTTTCTTTATGAAGTTTTGTCAAGAGCGATCGCAGCAGGTGCAACGACAATTAATATTCCTGATACCGTTGGTTACTGCGCACCCAAGGAAATCGGCACTCTCATTCAGGGAATTCGAGAAAATGTTCCTAATATTGATCGGGTGATTCTTTCCATTCATACTCAAAATGATTTGGGTTTGGCGACAGCTAACGCTTTGGCAGCAATTGAATACGGTGTGCGTCAGGTGGAATGTACCATTAATGGCATTGGGGAACGAGCCGGGAATGCCGCATTGGAAGAGATTGTGATGGCGTTGCAGGTTCGCAAACCATTTTTCAACCCTTATTTTGGTCGTCCGGTTGATGCCGATACACCCTTGACTAATATTAAGACTCAGGAGATTTACAAAACCTCATCCTTAGTTTCCCAATTAACCGGAATGCTGATTCAGCCCAATAAAGCGATCGTGGGAGCAAACGCTTTCGCCCATGAGTCTGGTATTCACCAAGATGGGATCATCAAACACCGCGAAACTTATGAAATTATGGAAGCTGCTGCGATCGGTTTACCAGAAAATCGCATTGTTTTGGGCAAACACTCTGGACGCAATGCTTTCCGTACAAGGCTCAAAGAATTGGGGTTTGAATTGAACGAGGCGGATTTAAATAAAGCCTTCAATCGATTTAAAGAAATCGCCGATAAGAAAAAAGAAATCTCAGATTGGGATTTAGAAGCGATCGTTCGAGATGAAACGCAGATTCAAGTAGAAAGTGGCTTCCAAATTGAACACGTCCAGGTAATCTGCGGTGACTGCACTTGCCCAACTGCAACCATTACAATTGTTACCCCCGATGGCAAAATCCTCACGGATGCAAGTGTAGGCACTGGCCCAGTGGATGCAGTGTATCAAGTAATCAATCAATTGGTGCAGATTCCCAATCAACTGATTGAGTTTTCCGTCCAATCTGTGACTGGCGGAATTGATGCACTGGGAACTGTGACAGTTCGCTTGAAACATCAAGAGCGGATATTCTCTGGACAAGCATCTGATACTGATATCGTGGTAGCCGCAGCTTATGCTCATATCAACGCCCTGAATCGTCTTTATCGTTATTTGCAAACAGAGAGATCCCATTTTGATGAGATGAACTCTGCTGTTGTCTCTGGGTAGATTCTGATGCGTTGCTGAATACAGCCACAAATGATGTAGAGACGTAAAATTTTACGTCTCTACAAGAGTTTTGATTGCACAACTAAACCCCATCTTAATACTGCTCGGATAAGCAGGGGAAGCAGGGGAGGCAGGGGAGGTAGGGAGGCAGGGGAGGCAGGGGAGGCAGGGAGGTAGGGGAAGCAGGGAAAGCAGGGGAGGCAGGGGAAGCAGGGGAGGTAGGGGAAGCAGGGGAGGCGAAACTCAACGCCAGCAACCATTTCTCTCCCTGCTCAAGAACAGCTTGCTTCAACCAAGAAATTCCAAGACCTATGCAGTATTGAACCCCATCTAAGTTGAGAACCGTAGTTTTCGCCCTCACCCTAAATTAAATCAAAGTCAACAGCCTAGGCTGGGGGATGAGGGTTAATCCTTTTCATCGCCGAAGAACTACAGGTTTCAAGATAGACGTGGTTTAAGTACAGTTTTGCATGAAATCTTAAAGTTTTTAATTGCAGAAGAATGCATTAGCATTGCAGAAGAATGCATTGGCATTGTAGAGGAATGCATTAACATTGCAGAGCAATGTATTGGCATTGTACAGCAATGTATTGGCATTGCAGAGCGATGCATTAACATTGCAGAGCAATGCATTGGCAGTAAGTGTATGGTGTGTGTCTCAAGTATTAATGTGGATATAGACACAGCAAAATAACTTGTATTGCAGGAAATACTGATGGAACGTTCAAAATTAATTGCTATTCTTACAGGTGCGATTTCGGTTATTTTAGCGATCGCTTACCTGATCTTAGTCCAACTACTCGACTATCGGGATATGAAACCCGCACCCATCAGCCAATTTGACCAAGCACCCGCAATTATTTCTGATTATTGGCAGGTTGACAAAATTACTCGAACATGATTTATATTTAACTGACTTGTAGAGACGCAATTAGTTGCGTCTCTTGTCATTTATGTCAATAGGTAAAAACTCATAATGACTATTGATTAAACTAATGGTTAATTCATAGATAAAAAACAATAGCTATTATTCATTACTCAAATAATTGATTATATAAGATTTATTTAGAGTAAGTATCTCAGATTTATTTAGATAAAGTAATTCCCTTTTGGCAGATATAAAGGTAAGCTGTTTTTAACGAAAAACAAAAGATAAATTTGTCTTATCTGTGATTGCTGGGTTAACAGGGATCAACGCAAGTTGATTTAAAACCCCAAATTTTTGATGATAACTATAGAGGTGAGTTGATGGCTCAGTTTCTACTTGAGACTGTTTGGCTAGTTCCTTCCTATGCCTTAATAGGTGGCTTGTTAGCCGTTCCTTGGTCGCCGGGGATCATTCGGAAAACCGGGCCAAGACCGGCGGGTTATATAAACTTGATGATGACATTTTTGGCGTTTGTCCATAGTGCGATCGCCTTACAAGCAACTTGGAATCAGCCAGCCCAAGAAGTATTTATTCCTTGGTTATCTACGGCTGGTTTAGACCTTACCATTGCTTTGGAAATATCCTCAGTTAGCGTCGGCGCTTTATGTGTGATTACTGGCTTGAATTTGTTGGCGCAGATTTATGCTATTGGTTACATGGAAATGGATTGGGGTTGGGGACGCTTCTATTCTTTACTAGGATTATTTGAAGCGGGACTATGCGCCCTGGTTCTGTGTAATAACTTGTTTTTCAGCTATGTAATTTTGGAAGTCCTGACGCTGGGAACCTACCTATTAGTTGGCTTATGGTTTAGCCAGCCGTTGGTAGTCACAGGTGCAAGAGACGCTTTCTTAACCAAGCGGGTGGGAGACTTATTTTTGCTGATGGGCGTGTTGGCATTATGGCCCCTCGCCGGAACTTGGAGTTATCCAGAACTAGCTAAGTGGGCGGCGACTGCTAATGTTAACCCGACAACAATAGCACTGGTAAGTTTAGCTTTAATTGCCGGGCCAATGGGTAAATGTGCCCAGTTCCCCCTACATCTGTGGTTGGATGAAGCAATGGAAGGCCCAGTTCCCAGTACGATTTTACGGAACTCGGTAGTAGTTGCTAGTGGTGCATGGGTGCTGATTAAACTGCAACCGGTGTTAAGCCTATCGCCCATAGTTTCCTCTGCAATGGTAGCTATTGGGGTAGTGACGGCAGTTGGTGCTTCTTTAATTGCGATCGCTCAAATCGACCTTAAACGCTGCCAATCCTATTCTGTCAGCGCATACATGGGTTTAGTATTCATCGCTGTGGGAACGCAACAAGACGAAGCGGCACTGTTGTTAGTACTCACCCATGCTATATCCGCAGCCCTATTGGTGATGAGTACTGGGGGAATTATTTGGAATAGCATTACCCAAGATGTTACCCAATTGGGCGGATTATGGACACGTCGCCCGATTTCAGCCATAGCCTTTATTGTCGGCACTTTGGGGTTAATTGGTTTTCCACCACTCGGTAGCTTTTGGGCGTTAGTGAAACTAGCAGATGGATTGTGGGAAACGCAACCGTTGTTAGTGGGAGTAGTGATAACGGTAAACGCTTTGACAGCAGTGAGTTTAACCAGAGAATTTGGTTTAATTTTTGGTGGTAAAGCGACACAAATGAGTCAGCGATCGCCTGAAGCACACTGGCCGATGGTTTTGCCAATGGTAATCTTACTAGCCTTTAGTCTCCATCTTCCTTTAGTGTTGCAAAGCTTATCACTTTTACCCGATTGGGCAAGTCTCAATAAAGATGTCGTCCTACTTTTAATATGGTCGAGTATTTCCGGTTGCAGTATTACTGGGGTGGTTTATTTAGGCAATATTCCTAAACCAATTCGCCTCCCTTGGAAAGGTTTACAAGACTTGTTCGCATACGACTTTTACACCCCCAAACTTTATCGGATAACCATTATTTTTGGCGTTGCCAAAATTTCCCAACTTGCCGATATGATTGACCGCTTTGTAGTCGATGGCATCGTTAATTTGGTTGGTTTATTTTCGCTATTGGGTGGTGAAAGTTTAAAATACAGCACCTCTGGACAAACCCAATTTTATGCCTTCACCATCTTAATAGGAGTTAGCGTTTTAGGGATGTGGGTAGCTTGGCCATTTTGGGGAGTCCAGTTTTTAAATGTGATTTCTCAAATTTCGACAGTTGGGTAGCAGTCAATATAGTTCGGAACAGCCCAAAACACTTGTAGAGACGGCGATTTATCGCGTCTCAAAAACCCAAAAATGTTGCCATTAGCCCTTAACCCAAGCGTATTGGGGTAGCACTAACTATCTTACTCAAAGTTAACAGTTTAATATTGCAAGATAATTCCATGAGCAGACAACATCCCCAAATCAATCTTTCCAGAAGAAGTTTATTCAAGTTTGGTGCAGGTGCGATCGGTACAGGTATATTGACAGTCGGACTTGGCTCAAACTTGCTTGCAGCCGAAACAGCCCCAGCAGCGCCAGCAGAAGAAGAAGTCACTCCCGATAAGGCATTACAAGAATTATTAGATGGGAATGATAGATTTGTTAAAAGAAAACGGAAAAATCCTCACCAAAGCTATACACGTTTAGTTGAAGTTGCCAAAGGTCAAAAGCCCTTTGCTTCTGTTTTAGGTTGTGCAGATTCACGAGTGCCTTCAGAGATTGTCTTTGACCAAGGACTTGGAGATTTATTTGTCTGCCGTGTCGCTGGTAATATTGCAACGCCAGAAGAAATTGGTAGCCTAGAATTTGGCAGCTTAGTATTAGGCTCTAAAGTCATCATGGTCGTAGGACATAAAAGATGTGGTGCGGTAGATGCCGCCATCAAAGGCGCTCAAGTACCAGGGCAAATTGGAAGTTTATTGGCAGCAATTAAACCAAGTGTAGAAAGCTCAAAAGGACAATCAGGCGATAAGGTAGAAAACGCTTGTAAAGCAAATGTTTTGAGTCAAGTTAAAAAGTTGAAATCATCCACAGTTTTATCTGAGTTAATCAGTGCAGAAAAGTTAAAAATAGTCGGAGCTTATTACGATTTAGATACTGGTAAAATAAGTATACTCAATTAGCTTCTTTGTCATTTAAACCTCATTTCTAGGTGGAACCTAAAAATGCATCTCATTAAGGATCCACCGTCAATTATAAAGATGCCAGCCCCGGAATTTCTATTTCCAGTCTCCGACTGGAAACTAGGAGTAATTTTAAATTAACCATTTTGTAAAATCCCAAATTACCATGTTAAGTGTTTTGATTTGGCTCCCAATTTTCGCCGCCGCTCTTATAGCAATATTACCTGCAAGTATCCCAAATCATCGGATTCGTTTAACAGCATTAATTTTCTCAGGTTTAGTTCTTTTTTGGAACCTGTTTATCTTGCTAAAATTTGATATCAGCAATCCAGAAATGCAATTTAAAGAATATTTACCCTGGAATGAAACCCTTGGCTTGAGTTATCAAATAGGCGTTGATGGGCTTTCTATATTAATGTTGGTGTTAAATAGTCTACTCACATGGATTTCTATTTACAGCAGCAGTAAAGAAACTCAACGTCCCCGGCTGTTCTACTCCATGATTTTATTAGTGAGTGGTGGAGTTGCAGGTGCTTTTCTCGCTGAAAATTTGCTGCTATTCTTCCTATTCTACGAACTAGAATTAATCCCCTTCTACTTACTAATTTCTATTTGGGGAGGAGCAAAACGGGGCTATGCCGGAATTAAATTCCTGATTTATACTGCTGTTTCGGGAGCATTAATTCTGGCGACATTCTTGGGTATGGTGTGGCTGAGTGGTTCTACCAATTTTGCTTTTGATGCATTCTCTACAGAAAATCTGTCAACAACTAAACAAATCCTTTTACTAGCAGGAATAGTATTAGGTTTTGGCATTAAAATTCCCTTAGTTCCCTTCCATACTTGGCTACCTGATGCTTATGTTGAAGCTTCAGCACCAATCGCCATTCTTCTCGGTGGCGTGTTGGCGAAGCTGGGAACTTATGGATTGCTGCGATTTGGATTGGGGATGTTTCCCGATGCTTGGAGCATTATTGCACCGACTCTGGCAATTTGGGGAGCAATCAGCGCTATCTATGGGGCAGTAGTTGCGATCGCTCAAAAAGACATCAAGCGCATGGTAGCATACAGTTCTGTTGGTCACATGGGCTATATCTTGCTAGGTGCTGCCGCCAGTACACCCTTAGCACTCGTTGGTGCAGTCGCTCAAATGTTTAGTCACGGTCTAATTCTGGCAATCCTCTTCCACTTGGTGGGAGTTGTAGAAGCCAAAGTTGGTACGCGGGAGTTAGATAAACTCAACGGTTTGATGAGTCCGATACGCGGTTTACCCCTAATTAGCGCCTTACTGGTTTTAAGTGGAATGGCGAGTGCTGGTATTCCCGGTTTAACAGGATTCATTGCCGAATTTATCGTCTTTCAAGGTAGCTTTTCTGCCTTCCCTATCCCGACTATTTTGTGTGTAGTCGCTAGTGGATTAACCGCAGTTTATTTTGTCATTCTCCTCAACCGCACTTGTTTTGGCAGACTCGATAACTTCGCCTACTATCCCAAAGTCCTTTGGTCTGAGAAAATCCCAGCTTTAATTTTGGCAGCTTTTATCATCTTTTTGGGAGTACAACCCACTTGGTTAGTGCGTTGGAGTGAATCTACAACTACAACAATGGTGGCTGCAATTCCCTCCATAGAAAAAACCGTAATCTCTGAAGTAGCCCTGAAATAGAAAATACATCAAAACACTTGTAGAGACGGCGATTTATCGCGTCTCAAAATCTATTCCCCCAAACGCGATTTATCGCGTCTCAAAATTTATCCCCCAGACGCGATTTATCGCGTCTCTACAAATTTACGATTACCATGACAGCAATTAAAACAGCAATTAAATTACCACCTTCCAGACATGAATTTGCTGAAGTAATTCATCGCTTAGAAGCAGGTGGGGCAATGTTACCCGATACTCCAGAAAATTTGATGCAAATCATCGGTTTATATAAAGCCTATGCTGTGCCGATGGATTTTTACTGGCGTGACCTGCTTTATATTGCCGAACGCGAATTTTTAAACCCGCTTCCTTTCTTTAAATACTTCTTACCCAAAGAGTATTTAGAACTACATAATCATTATGCTGGCGATGATGCCGATTTACGAATTTGGCGCGGCGAAGCTACTGCACATCCCGAACTTTTGGCATTTATTGAGAAGGGTGAAACTTTCAAAATGCCAAAGTTATTGCATCACTTATTCCACGATCGCATTAACATGGAGTTTGCTGAAGCTTGTATGCGGGCGATGTTGTGGCACAGAGGCATGGGTGGACAATTTGATCCTTACCTAGATTCAGACGAATACAAAGCCAACGCTGACCGAGCAATCAAAGCTTATTTCCAAGGGAACCCAGTCATGCTGGGACTTTACAAGCTGTTCCCCGATATGTTTTTAGAACAGTGCCGCCAGATGTCATACTACGCTAATCTGGGCTTATTCTGGGAAATCATGGCCCCAGTATTCTTTGAAATGTCCGATCGCTATGACGAAGGTACTATTAGCAGCGTCCCAGAGGCAATGAGCTTCATAGTTAATGGTATATTTGCGATCGCAGGTCGTCCCATTTACCATCACGTTTATATTCGTGGACAATACTACGAAATTGTCCCCAAATCCAAGGGTTTTATGTGGCTATATGAAGCTGCATTACCTTATGTAGAAGCAGTTTTCTACCGCACTGCACCCTTTCGGGGGACAAAATCTTATAATGCTCAAGCGCGTCAAGTACCAGAAGACCAGAAAGACTTTCACTATGGTATTCTTTACGCTGATGTATTCCCAGTGGGTACTGCTGGCATTCCCCCGACATTATTAATGCAAGATATGCTGCATTTTTTGCCCCCATATCTTATTGATTACTACAGCCAACATTGCCGGGGTGAAGAAGATATGTTGATTCAATTGGGAGTTAGTTTTCAACGGTCAATGTATTGCGTCACTTCTGCGGTAATTCAAGCCTTGCGAACTGCACTTTTATATCCTTTAGATGACCCCAATCCCAAGCATTTACAAGCTAATCGAGATTTTTTTGAAATGCAGCTAAATCGCTTTACTCGACCAGATTACAATATTCGTGATGCTGCTCGTTTAGGGAGTATTCAAAGTCAAGATTATAGATAAAAGATCCCCAACCACCCTTAAAAAAAGCAGGGTGGTTTCATTTTCTAAATCTAAGAGGTTGTTTGAAAAGTGATATCAGGTATGATTTTTTCCCTCCCTTAATCCCCCCGATGTATTGGGGGAAACAATAAAATCAAGTCCCCTCCCCTTTCTAAGTTTACTCTGTACCCTTAATTGGCCCCATTGCCGCGGAAAACAATAAAATCAAGTCCCCTCCCCTTTATAAGGCTACGGTGTACACACAAGTTGAATTACCCCCCTTAATCCCCCCTTGTAAAGGGGGGAAACCGGAAAATCTTGTTCCCTCCCCTTTATAAGGGGAGGGTTAGGGTGGGGTAATTCGAGAACTTGTAGTGATTCGATAACTTGTGTGTACACCGTAGCCTTTATAAGGGGAGGGTTAGGGTGGGGTGAAAGAATATTTGATACATCCATCACGACTTTTCAAACATCCTCTAACGCACAGTTTCCCGCAAAGCCTCAGCATCAACAGGTTTAATCAGGTAAACTAACAGTAGATTCCAAACAATTGCTGCAATCAAAGGTAATTTGCGAATCAGCTTCACAACTTTGGGCGCAGAACTGTTCTCAATCTCTGCGATTTTCATGTTGTAACCCGCACAGCGTTGCAGACGTGGGAAAAACTGGGGATGTTCGGTATTCAACATCACAGGAAAAGCCCGTCCCGCAGTTTCATTAGTGTTACAGACAACTGCACGGTCAAATTCCGTCGCATCAAGTCCTAATGAGGTGTAAAAACCAGCCCGTTCATGAACTGTCAAGGTGTGGGTAGCAAATACCGATAACAAGAAAAAGCGACTCCACAGCCTAGCTTTCCAGTTGTTCCACAGTTGCGGTTGAGAACGTAAAAGCGCTTTGAATATATCCCCGTGGCGGTTTTCGTCCTGACACCAACTCTCAAAATATTGGAAGATGGGGTAAAACTGGTTTTCTGGGTGCTTTTCTAGGTGTCTGTAGATAATAATGTAACGCCAGTAGCCGATTTTTTCTGATAAGTAAACGGTGTAGAGTACCCACTCAATTGGGAAAAACGTATAGGTGCGGGTTTTAGTAACATTACCTAAATCTAGGGAGAGTTTAAAATCGCCCATTGCTTTGTTGAGAAATCCGGCGTGGCGAGCTTCATCACGCGCCATCAGTTGAAATATTTCCGCTAGCAGTGGACTGCGATTTTTCAGCTTGCGGGATAATTCTTTGAATAGCAAAAAGCCGGAAAACTCAGAAATACAAGAGCGTTCCAAATACTCAATAAATGCCTGTCTTGCTTCACCCTCAATGTGTTCCCAAGACTGGTTAAACACCTCATCCCGAACAAAATGATGACGGTTGTAGTCTGTCCGCATTTCTGCCAGCATTGCCTTTAACTCCGTCTCCTGAGCAGACAAATCCAGGTTGGCAGCAGTTTCAAAATCTGTAGTATAAAACCTGGGGGTGAGTACAGTTTCTTTGCTGGGAGTTTTAATTTCTGGCTTGGGTAGGGTATTAACCATATATAGTGCGGTAAGCAAGTAAATAGTCCTATAGTTATCAAGTTATAATAAATATGATTATTTTGCTAGACCTCTTTACAATCTTTCAGTAAAGCAGGAAATGCCCGATCTACTAGATTCGCTCAGGCACTGACGGAAAGGATAAGGCTAAAATAGCCCAACGCGCCAACAGCATCAATTACGGTTCAAACCCTTACTAGTTATGCTTTTCAGGCAAGGTGGGTTCGGATTCATCCTGGATCGCTTGATGCCAGTAAGTCGGGTCGGCATAGCGAACGACCAAGGCATCAATATCAACCTTTGATGTAGATGGACTGAATTCAAATGTCCCAAACAAATTGATATGCTGCCACGCCACTGGCGAAATATCTTTAATAATCGCTAGTGCCTCTTGGTCGTCAACCGCCTGTTTTTGCGCGTAAACCCGCGACAACAGCAAAGTGTTGTAGTAAATGACCGCATTAGAGATCAGCCGCGAACATTCGTTCCAAATCTGTTGCTCACCCTCAGTTTTTACCCGAAACTTCCCACCATTGACATAAGCTACCGCCCGTCGAAACCGATGATAAGCTTCGCCACGATTGAGTGCCTTTTGCACAGTCTGTCGTAACGTCACATCATCAATAAAATCCAAAATGTACAACGTCCGACAGATATTTTCCAACTCCCAT
This genomic interval from Nostoc sp. KVJ3 contains the following:
- a CDS encoding GntR family transcriptional regulator encodes the protein MNLNDLAANVLQQQRSTPDLIADALREAILRGIFQEGQSLRQDEIATQFGVSRIPVREALKQLEAEGLVTLHLNRGAIVSVLTAQEAQEICEIRSALEVKAMQLAIPKFKETDIEKAAVILEATDKAIDAGVLAKLNWEFHATLYATAERPRLLAMIKTLHINCDRYVRVQLVEMDYQERSQKEHYQLLDACQKQDTKAAIRLLKRHIDTAGEQLIAYLQQIAQKR
- a CDS encoding 2-isopropylmalate synthase, with the translated sequence MSIASQPDRVIIFDTTLRDGEQSPGATLNVEEKLAIAHQLALLGVDVIEAGFAVASPGDFQAVKTIAEQVGIPGGPIICSLARAIRQDIHAAAEALKGAACPRIHTMISTSDIHLKYQLKKSRSEVLAIASEMIAYAKSFVDDVEFSPMDASRTEPEFLYEVLSRAIAAGATTINIPDTVGYCAPKEIGTLIQGIRENVPNIDRVILSIHTQNDLGLATANALAAIEYGVRQVECTINGIGERAGNAALEEIVMALQVRKPFFNPYFGRPVDADTPLTNIKTQEIYKTSSLVSQLTGMLIQPNKAIVGANAFAHESGIHQDGIIKHRETYEIMEAAAIGLPENRIVLGKHSGRNAFRTRLKELGFELNEADLNKAFNRFKEIADKKKEISDWDLEAIVRDETQIQVESGFQIEHVQVICGDCTCPTATITIVTPDGKILTDASVGTGPVDAVYQVINQLVQIPNQLIEFSVQSVTGGIDALGTVTVRLKHQERIFSGQASDTDIVVAAAYAHINALNRLYRYLQTERSHFDEMNSAVVSG
- a CDS encoding NAD(P)H-quinone oxidoreductase subunit F produces the protein MAQFLLETVWLVPSYALIGGLLAVPWSPGIIRKTGPRPAGYINLMMTFLAFVHSAIALQATWNQPAQEVFIPWLSTAGLDLTIALEISSVSVGALCVITGLNLLAQIYAIGYMEMDWGWGRFYSLLGLFEAGLCALVLCNNLFFSYVILEVLTLGTYLLVGLWFSQPLVVTGARDAFLTKRVGDLFLLMGVLALWPLAGTWSYPELAKWAATANVNPTTIALVSLALIAGPMGKCAQFPLHLWLDEAMEGPVPSTILRNSVVVASGAWVLIKLQPVLSLSPIVSSAMVAIGVVTAVGASLIAIAQIDLKRCQSYSVSAYMGLVFIAVGTQQDEAALLLVLTHAISAALLVMSTGGIIWNSITQDVTQLGGLWTRRPISAIAFIVGTLGLIGFPPLGSFWALVKLADGLWETQPLLVGVVITVNALTAVSLTREFGLIFGGKATQMSQRSPEAHWPMVLPMVILLAFSLHLPLVLQSLSLLPDWASLNKDVVLLLIWSSISGCSITGVVYLGNIPKPIRLPWKGLQDLFAYDFYTPKLYRITIIFGVAKISQLADMIDRFVVDGIVNLVGLFSLLGGESLKYSTSGQTQFYAFTILIGVSVLGMWVAWPFWGVQFLNVISQISTVG
- a CDS encoding carbonic anhydrase, giving the protein MSRQHPQINLSRRSLFKFGAGAIGTGILTVGLGSNLLAAETAPAAPAEEEVTPDKALQELLDGNDRFVKRKRKNPHQSYTRLVEVAKGQKPFASVLGCADSRVPSEIVFDQGLGDLFVCRVAGNIATPEEIGSLEFGSLVLGSKVIMVVGHKRCGAVDAAIKGAQVPGQIGSLLAAIKPSVESSKGQSGDKVENACKANVLSQVKKLKSSTVLSELISAEKLKIVGAYYDLDTGKISILN
- a CDS encoding NADH-quinone oxidoreductase subunit M, producing MLSVLIWLPIFAAALIAILPASIPNHRIRLTALIFSGLVLFWNLFILLKFDISNPEMQFKEYLPWNETLGLSYQIGVDGLSILMLVLNSLLTWISIYSSSKETQRPRLFYSMILLVSGGVAGAFLAENLLLFFLFYELELIPFYLLISIWGGAKRGYAGIKFLIYTAVSGALILATFLGMVWLSGSTNFAFDAFSTENLSTTKQILLLAGIVLGFGIKIPLVPFHTWLPDAYVEASAPIAILLGGVLAKLGTYGLLRFGLGMFPDAWSIIAPTLAIWGAISAIYGAVVAIAQKDIKRMVAYSSVGHMGYILLGAAASTPLALVGAVAQMFSHGLILAILFHLVGVVEAKVGTRELDKLNGLMSPIRGLPLISALLVLSGMASAGIPGLTGFIAEFIVFQGSFSAFPIPTILCVVASGLTAVYFVILLNRTCFGRLDNFAYYPKVLWSEKIPALILAAFIIFLGVQPTWLVRWSESTTTTMVAAIPSIEKTVISEVALK
- a CDS encoding CO2 hydration protein, which gives rise to MTAIKTAIKLPPSRHEFAEVIHRLEAGGAMLPDTPENLMQIIGLYKAYAVPMDFYWRDLLYIAEREFLNPLPFFKYFLPKEYLELHNHYAGDDADLRIWRGEATAHPELLAFIEKGETFKMPKLLHHLFHDRINMEFAEACMRAMLWHRGMGGQFDPYLDSDEYKANADRAIKAYFQGNPVMLGLYKLFPDMFLEQCRQMSYYANLGLFWEIMAPVFFEMSDRYDEGTISSVPEAMSFIVNGIFAIAGRPIYHHVYIRGQYYEIVPKSKGFMWLYEAALPYVEAVFYRTAPFRGTKSYNAQARQVPEDQKDFHYGILYADVFPVGTAGIPPTLLMQDMLHFLPPYLIDYYSQHCRGEEDMLIQLGVSFQRSMYCVTSAVIQALRTALLYPLDDPNPKHLQANRDFFEMQLNRFTRPDYNIRDAARLGSIQSQDYR
- the acsF gene encoding magnesium-protoporphyrin IX monomethyl ester (oxidative) cyclase, translating into MVNTLPKPEIKTPSKETVLTPRFYTTDFETAANLDLSAQETELKAMLAEMRTDYNRHHFVRDEVFNQSWEHIEGEARQAFIEYLERSCISEFSGFLLFKELSRKLKNRSPLLAEIFQLMARDEARHAGFLNKAMGDFKLSLDLGNVTKTRTYTFFPIEWVLYTVYLSEKIGYWRYIIIYRHLEKHPENQFYPIFQYFESWCQDENRHGDIFKALLRSQPQLWNNWKARLWSRFFLLSVFATHTLTVHERAGFYTSLGLDATEFDRAVVCNTNETAGRAFPVMLNTEHPQFFPRLQRCAGYNMKIAEIENSSAPKVVKLIRKLPLIAAIVWNLLLVYLIKPVDAEALRETVR